The following are encoded together in the Sphingomonas insulae genome:
- a CDS encoding peroxiredoxin has protein sequence MRLFPLLAAVAVVAAPAAAAGLAVGAKAPTFSTRGAVAGKVVNIDLAQQLKKGPVVLYFFPAAFTGGCNAEAHAFAEAIPDFQKAGATVIGMSADDVPTLQRFSAEKCAGKFAVASAGPNVIKGYDVALSAMGKSLTKRTSYVIGRDGRVAYVHDDMNPAQHVALTLAAVKKLPHS, from the coding sequence ATGCGCCTGTTTCCCCTGCTTGCCGCCGTCGCCGTCGTCGCCGCTCCTGCCGCCGCCGCCGGCCTCGCCGTCGGGGCCAAGGCGCCGACCTTCTCCACGCGCGGCGCGGTCGCGGGCAAGGTGGTGAACATCGACCTCGCGCAGCAGCTGAAAAAGGGGCCGGTGGTGCTGTACTTCTTCCCGGCGGCGTTCACCGGCGGCTGCAACGCCGAGGCGCATGCCTTTGCCGAGGCGATCCCCGATTTCCAGAAGGCGGGCGCGACGGTGATCGGCATGTCGGCGGACGACGTGCCGACGCTGCAGCGCTTCTCGGCGGAAAAGTGCGCGGGCAAGTTCGCCGTCGCCAGCGCCGGCCCCAACGTCATCAAGGGCTACGACGTCGCGCTCAGCGCAATGGGCAAGTCGCTGACCAAGCGCACCAGCTACGTCATCGGTCGCGACGGCCGCGTCGCCTATGTGCATGACGACATGAACCCGGCACAGCATGTCGCACTGACGCTGGCGGCGGTAAAGAAGCTTCCCCATTCCTGA
- a CDS encoding inositol monophosphatase family protein yields the protein MPITAADIQLASRLADAAGAAIRPYFRGQHGVELKDDHSPVTRADREAEAAMRKLLDAEAPGDGVIGEEYGEKPGVTGRTWVLDPIDGTRSFTVGRAIFGTLIALVEDGWPLLGIIDQPVQRERWLGVAGRPTTFNGKPARTRACPALAGAVLATTSPHLFGEGDVPHYMALVAAASGGHVRQGPVYGGDCYNYGLLASGHLDIVAESGLQLYDFAALVPVVEGAGGRMCDWNGDPLTADSAGHVLAIGDPARTDDVLEAIRATAGHGSHDH from the coding sequence ATGCCGATCACCGCCGCCGACATCCAGCTCGCCAGCCGCCTCGCCGATGCCGCCGGCGCCGCGATCCGCCCCTATTTCCGTGGCCAGCATGGCGTCGAGCTGAAGGACGACCATTCCCCCGTCACCCGCGCCGATCGCGAGGCGGAGGCGGCGATGCGCAAGCTGCTGGATGCCGAGGCGCCGGGCGACGGCGTGATCGGCGAGGAATATGGCGAGAAGCCCGGCGTGACCGGGCGCACTTGGGTGCTCGACCCGATCGACGGCACGCGCAGCTTCACCGTCGGCCGCGCGATCTTCGGCACGCTGATCGCGCTGGTCGAGGATGGCTGGCCGCTGCTCGGCATCATCGACCAGCCGGTACAGCGCGAACGCTGGCTCGGCGTCGCCGGGCGCCCGACGACGTTCAATGGCAAGCCCGCCCGCACCCGCGCCTGCCCGGCGCTGGCGGGCGCGGTGCTGGCGACCACCAGTCCGCACCTGTTCGGCGAGGGCGACGTGCCGCATTACATGGCGCTGGTCGCCGCGGCATCGGGCGGCCACGTACGGCAGGGGCCGGTCTATGGCGGCGACTGCTACAATTACGGCCTGCTGGCGAGCGGCCATCTCGACATCGTCGCCGAATCGGGTCTGCAACTCTACGATTTCGCCGCGCTCGTGCCGGTGGTCGAGGGCGCCGGCGGCCGCATGTGCGACTGGAACGGCGATCCGCTCACCGCCGACAGCGCCGGGCACGTGCTGGCGATCGGCGATCCGGCCCGCACCGACGACGTGCTGGAAGCGATCCGCGCGACGGCCGGCCACGGATCTCACGACCACTGA
- a CDS encoding AsmA family protein, translating into MDTATPATDTPATPAAPAAPAAPAAPAATERRRSCGWRIARNIALALVGLIVAIWLVLYITKGRFLKHPFERFVGGQTHRPVTVAGDFQLYFAPFRIKFLAEKMTITNPGWATKPYLFQAERIDTRIAPLSLIWGKRRLYWLDLANGAVDLEWNAAHTANTWTFSDKKGGKPLEFPRIDVATVRGTTVRYRDPRMQLLADLRVEDIRSTDARIGKAVGVDGDGTIRGTPFRVTAQLLSPDATVNRGRNQLVARAWAAHNIVDVSGTLPSIAGIEGVPLQTRARGRNLSELLGIIGVVIPNTRSYRLKAQLVQQGQDYVFTRMSGTVGKSDVAGKLTITNGDRLHLDSVLTTRSLDIVDAAPFIGYNPDIVATKGAIAAAAATGAAPQRIMPDAELPIETMRRFDADLKWTIGVVRSRNLPISNIDMTLNLDRGRLALSPLSFAMARGNVASDVVFDTRQRPTAVSYDIRLAPTPMGRLLAGYGVAEAGTTGTIKGRIKLDGRGDSIHDSLSTAAGRIAFVMPQGQLWTRNVQLAELDLGTFVQKMFEDKLKKPVEVNCGLIGFTVRNGVAAADPILIDTTKNVIVGRGGFSFRTEAIDLAFRADGKKFSLFSGQSPVGVGGVFAGPKLNVISDQLLGRAGAGLGLALVATPVAGILAFVDVGDAKSAACGPVLAGATAKAQRTTKGNARDDVGKGTTAKDESGKASGGEKKDQRKKFLGIF; encoded by the coding sequence GGCGGTTCCTGAAGCATCCGTTCGAGCGATTCGTCGGCGGGCAGACGCATCGCCCGGTCACCGTCGCCGGCGATTTCCAGCTGTATTTCGCACCGTTCCGCATCAAGTTCCTCGCGGAGAAGATGACGATCACCAATCCCGGATGGGCGACGAAGCCGTACCTGTTCCAGGCGGAACGAATCGACACCCGGATCGCGCCGCTGTCGCTGATCTGGGGCAAGCGGCGCCTCTACTGGCTCGACCTGGCGAATGGCGCGGTCGACCTGGAATGGAATGCGGCGCATACCGCCAACACCTGGACGTTCAGCGACAAGAAGGGCGGCAAGCCGCTGGAATTCCCGCGTATCGACGTGGCGACGGTGCGCGGCACGACGGTGCGCTACCGCGATCCGCGCATGCAGCTGCTCGCCGACCTGAGGGTCGAGGACATCCGTTCGACCGATGCACGGATCGGCAAGGCGGTGGGGGTCGACGGCGACGGTACCATTCGTGGCACGCCGTTCCGCGTCACCGCCCAACTGCTGTCGCCGGATGCGACGGTCAATCGCGGCCGCAACCAGCTCGTCGCGCGCGCCTGGGCCGCGCACAATATCGTCGACGTGTCCGGCACGCTGCCGTCGATCGCGGGGATCGAGGGCGTGCCGTTGCAGACCCGCGCGCGCGGGCGCAACCTGTCGGAACTGCTCGGCATCATCGGCGTGGTCATCCCCAACACGCGCAGCTACCGGCTGAAGGCGCAGCTGGTGCAACAGGGCCAGGACTATGTCTTCACCCGGATGAGCGGCACCGTCGGCAAGAGCGATGTCGCGGGCAAGCTGACGATCACCAACGGCGACCGGCTGCATCTCGATTCGGTGCTGACCACCAGGAGCCTCGACATCGTCGATGCGGCACCGTTCATCGGCTATAACCCGGACATCGTCGCGACCAAGGGGGCTATCGCCGCAGCCGCCGCGACCGGGGCCGCGCCGCAGCGGATCATGCCGGACGCCGAACTGCCGATCGAGACGATGCGGCGATTCGATGCCGACCTCAAATGGACGATCGGCGTCGTGCGGTCGCGCAACCTGCCGATCAGCAATATCGACATGACGCTGAACCTCGACCGGGGACGGCTGGCGCTGTCGCCGCTCAGCTTCGCGATGGCGCGAGGCAATGTCGCATCGGACGTGGTCTTCGACACGCGACAACGGCCGACCGCGGTCAGTTACGACATCCGGCTGGCGCCGACACCGATGGGGCGCCTGCTCGCCGGCTATGGCGTGGCGGAGGCGGGTACGACGGGGACGATCAAGGGCCGCATCAAGCTGGACGGACGCGGTGATTCGATCCACGATTCGCTCAGCACCGCGGCCGGACGCATCGCCTTCGTCATGCCGCAGGGCCAATTGTGGACGCGCAACGTCCAGCTGGCGGAGCTGGATCTCGGCACCTTCGTGCAGAAGATGTTCGAGGACAAGCTGAAGAAGCCGGTCGAGGTGAATTGCGGGCTGATCGGTTTCACCGTGCGGAACGGCGTCGCGGCGGCGGACCCGATCCTGATCGACACGACCAAGAACGTCATAGTCGGGCGCGGCGGCTTCAGTTTCCGGACCGAGGCGATCGACCTGGCGTTCCGCGCCGATGGCAAGAAGTTCAGCCTGTTCTCGGGCCAGTCCCCGGTCGGCGTCGGCGGGGTGTTCGCCGGACCGAAGCTGAACGTGATCAGCGACCAGCTGCTGGGGCGCGCCGGCGCCGGACTGGGGCTGGCACTGGTGGCGACGCCGGTGGCGGGAATCCTGGCGTTCGTCGACGTCGGCGATGCGAAATCGGCGGCGTGCGGCCCGGTGCTGGCCGGCGCGACCGCCAAGGCGCAGCGCACCACCAAGGGCAATGCGCGCGACGACGTCGGCAAGGGGACGACGGCGAAGGACGAAAGCGGCAAGGCGTCCGGCGGCGAGAAGAAGGACCAGCGGAAGAAGTTTCTGGGGATTTTTTGA